The following is a genomic window from Syntrophorhabdus sp..
ATGATCGCCTCCGACGATCGCAGGTACCGGCTCGGCATCGAGGCCGGCGAGGTGTGCCTTTATACGGACGAGGGAGATCATATCCGGATGAAGCGTAACAAGGAGATCTACGTCAAGAGCGGCAACAAATTGACCGCCGAGGTGGACAACGAGGTGGCCATCACCACAAAGACGGCCGTGATAAACGCCGTAGACGCCACCGTCAATGCATCAGCCTCGGCGCTCATCAAGGCCCCGGCCGTTACCATCCAGGCGGATGCGATCGTTATGGCGTCTCTCTCCGGAGGCGGGGGCGCGGCAGCCACCTTAAGGGGAGATTTCAACCTGGAAGGTAGCATCACGGCAACGGGGAATATCAGCGCCACAGGGACGATCATCGACGGCGCCGGCAACACGAACCACCACAGTCATTAGGGGAAGGAATGGACTTCAAGATACTGACGGATGACGATGCAATAGGGCAGATGACCTTCG
Proteins encoded in this region:
- a CDS encoding baseplate assembly protein; its protein translation is MIRGIIQSVVEGVIKRFSAAGRADETIANREYFQHYGFTSRPLAGAEAILIQEDNHIVMIASDDRRYRLGIEAGEVCLYTDEGDHIRMKRNKEIYVKSGNKLTAEVDNEVAITTKTAVINAVDATVNASASALIKAPAVTIQADAIVMASLSGGGGAAATLRGDFNLEGSITATGNISATGTIIDGAGNTNHHSH